The following proteins come from a genomic window of Fibrobacter sp. UWR3:
- a CDS encoding DUF3108 domain-containing protein, with product MRFCSLREFVLLTVFFAAFCFAGEPNLPEVQAPWMKGERLTFSLGWGPITAGTATLEVKPLPGGKTEFLSFAQGNSAITRIYPVYDTVYTRVRNKGLMTEVFRKNLHEGTFHNTSVIRFDRKGEKAWLSDTVFTDMKTRKVKRSADTAVAIQGMEHSIMSAFYYVRTMPLTVGDTSRFSAVSGKKRYELKVLVHGRESLKTSIGTVNTVKVEPVLDGDGIFNSNGRIFIWLTDDDRRIPVLMECEIALGSIKAKLIKAE from the coding sequence ATGCGCTTTTGTTCTTTACGTGAATTCGTCTTACTAACGGTGTTCTTTGCCGCGTTCTGTTTCGCCGGCGAACCGAACCTGCCGGAGGTCCAGGCCCCGTGGATGAAGGGAGAACGCTTGACCTTCAGTCTCGGTTGGGGCCCGATTACGGCCGGCACGGCGACCCTCGAGGTGAAGCCGCTCCCCGGAGGCAAGACGGAGTTCCTCTCGTTTGCGCAGGGCAACAGCGCCATCACGCGCATCTACCCCGTGTACGATACGGTCTATACCCGCGTGCGCAACAAGGGGCTCATGACGGAGGTCTTCCGCAAGAACCTCCACGAGGGCACGTTCCACAATACTTCCGTCATCCGGTTCGACCGCAAGGGCGAGAAGGCGTGGCTCTCCGACACGGTGTTTACCGACATGAAGACCCGCAAGGTCAAGCGCTCCGCCGATACCGCGGTCGCTATCCAGGGCATGGAACACAGCATCATGTCGGCGTTCTACTACGTGCGGACGATGCCCCTGACCGTCGGGGACACATCGCGCTTTTCGGCGGTGAGCGGCAAGAAGCGTTACGAACTGAAGGTGCTGGTCCACGGGCGCGAGTCGCTTAAGACATCCATCGGCACGGTGAACACGGTCAAGGTGGAACCCGTGCTCGACGGTGACGGCATCTTCAATTCCAATGGCCGCATCTTCATCTGGCTCACGGACGACGACCGCCGGATTCCGGTGCTCATGGAGTGCGAAATCGCTCTCGGGAGCATCAAGGCGAAGCTCATCAAGGCGGAATAG